The Actinomycetota bacterium genome window below encodes:
- a CDS encoding glycosyltransferase family 2 protein, which produces MDLVSVVIVNWNGKKFVKDCLDSVLGQTYPALEVIVIDNGSTDGSQEIIRRNYPSVILIENEENKGFSRAINQGIAVSKGLYVIPLNIDVVLTPTYISEMVKAASLEEKIGSVSGKLLRFSDEGRTKVIDSVGHTMFENRLVIDRGDGEIDEGQYDQREYIFGSCAAASLYKREMLEDIKVDLPARQSLGMAGGSARRHGGGYFDEAFFAFLEDVDLNWRAQLLGWKCIYTPSAVAYHYRGGIAVRRTKLVEIHNYKNRYLMILKNDSLASILKNLHHFLITDTLKTGALLFRCPAALLGWIDILRELPRTFAKRRIIQKNRKVSQAEIEKWFQKFDYKAWIRRHLW; this is translated from the coding sequence GGAATGGGAAAAAGTTTGTGAAGGATTGCCTGGATTCCGTGCTGGGTCAGACCTATCCCGCGCTTGAGGTAATCGTCATCGATAATGGCTCAACCGATGGGTCTCAGGAGATTATAAGGAGAAACTATCCCTCTGTGATCCTCATAGAGAACGAGGAAAATAAGGGGTTTTCAAGGGCTATCAACCAAGGTATCGCTGTCTCCAAGGGTCTCTATGTGATACCTTTGAACATAGATGTCGTACTGACCCCTACCTATATAAGCGAGATGGTCAAAGCCGCTTCTTTGGAGGAAAAAATCGGTTCGGTTTCGGGCAAGTTATTGAGGTTCAGCGATGAAGGTCGAACAAAAGTGATAGACTCGGTGGGTCACACCATGTTCGAGAATCGATTGGTTATCGATAGAGGAGATGGAGAAATCGATGAGGGTCAATACGACCAAAGGGAATATATTTTCGGCTCTTGTGCTGCGGCTTCCCTCTACAAGAGGGAAATGCTCGAAGACATTAAAGTAGACCTACCTGCCCGCCAGAGCCTGGGCATGGCAGGTGGGTCTGCCCGCAGGCACGGTGGGGGGTACTTTGATGAAGCCTTCTTTGCTTTTTTGGAGGATGTTGACCTCAATTGGCGGGCACAACTGCTTGGCTGGAAATGCATTTATACACCATCTGCTGTGGCTTATCATTATCGTGGGGGAATTGCCGTCAGGAGAACCAAATTGGTGGAAATCCACAATTACAAAAATAGATATCTTATGATCCTCAAGAACGATTCCCTTGCCAGCATCTTAAAAAATCTCCATCATTTTCTAATCACAGATACCTTAAAGACGGGAGCGCTACTTTTTAGGTGTCCAGCGGCGTTATTGGGTTGGATCGATATTTTAAGGGAATTGCCCAGAACTTTTGCCAAAAGAAGAATTATCCAGAAAAACAGAAAGGTGAGTCAGGCGGAAATAGAGAAATGGTTTCAGAAATTCGATTATAAAGCTTGGATAAGAAGACACTTGTGGTGA